The proteins below are encoded in one region of Amycolatopsis magusensis:
- a CDS encoding acyl-CoA dehydrogenase, whose amino-acid sequence MPIAITEEQRALADSIRAWAADDRPVELLRGAQGFDGCLVALGRIGLFSVAVPEALGGAGAGVVDAASGLEVTAEALVPGPVFSSLLAALVLGRAPDTPAAKELVPALTDGLATAAVAWTSLEARPGPGGSMLLSGDTGPVLDADSAAHLLLHAGDQWFVLPPGTVGVEVTAVDSMDLSRSLGTIRLIDVVVPADALIPVSGDIRALAATLACAEAAGITQWCLRTAVDYAKVREQFGRPIGSFQAIKHLCAEMLCRAEATAALAWDAARAADESDADQQEFTAATAAGFALDAAVENAKDCIQVLGGIGFTWEHDAHLYLRRAVTLRQALGGGAYWRRRAAELALGGVRRVSDTATASDPGIRALAEEIAALPPDQQRRKLAETGLLTPHWPEPYGLGASAARQLVIDAELDRAGVTRPELIIGAWAAPTILEHGTDAQREKYVGPTLRGEITWCQLFSEPGAGSDLASLRTKAIRVDGGWRISGQKVWTSLADQADWGICLARTDPEAPQHRGITYFLVDMRADGIEIRPLREITGEARFNEVFLEDVFVPDEQVVGEVNGGWRLARTTLANERVAMGSGTLVGEGVERLVRRLRGRTADPLLLDRLGALIADGSAGSLLGLRGTLRTLAGQDPGPESSVRKLIGVRHRQEVAETALEVVGPQGESTKEAQHEFLVSRCLSIAGGTTQVLRNVAAERLLGLPRA is encoded by the coding sequence GTGCCGATCGCCATCACCGAGGAGCAGCGGGCGCTGGCCGACTCGATCCGCGCGTGGGCCGCGGATGACCGGCCGGTGGAACTCCTCCGCGGTGCTCAGGGCTTCGACGGCTGCCTCGTGGCGCTGGGGCGCATCGGCCTGTTCTCGGTGGCTGTGCCGGAAGCGCTGGGCGGCGCCGGTGCCGGGGTGGTGGACGCGGCCTCCGGCCTCGAGGTTACCGCCGAAGCGCTGGTGCCCGGTCCGGTTTTCAGCAGCCTGCTGGCCGCCTTGGTGCTCGGCCGGGCCCCGGACACCCCCGCGGCCAAGGAACTCGTGCCCGCCTTGACCGACGGCTTGGCCACCGCGGCCGTCGCCTGGACCTCCCTCGAAGCGCGGCCCGGCCCCGGCGGTTCGATGCTCTTGAGCGGCGACACCGGGCCCGTGCTGGACGCCGATTCGGCCGCTCACCTGCTCCTCCACGCCGGTGATCAGTGGTTCGTGCTGCCGCCGGGGACTGTCGGGGTGGAGGTCACCGCCGTCGATTCGATGGACCTGTCCCGCTCCCTCGGCACGATCCGGCTCATTGATGTCGTCGTGCCCGCCGACGCACTGATCCCCGTATCGGGTGACATCCGGGCACTCGCGGCCACTTTGGCTTGTGCCGAGGCCGCCGGGATCACCCAATGGTGTCTGCGCACGGCCGTCGACTACGCCAAGGTCCGCGAGCAGTTCGGCCGTCCCATCGGTTCGTTCCAGGCGATCAAGCACCTGTGCGCGGAAATGCTCTGCCGCGCCGAGGCCACCGCCGCGCTGGCGTGGGACGCCGCGCGCGCGGCCGACGAATCCGACGCCGACCAGCAGGAGTTCACCGCCGCGACCGCCGCCGGGTTCGCCCTCGACGCCGCGGTCGAGAACGCGAAGGACTGCATTCAGGTGCTCGGCGGCATCGGTTTCACCTGGGAACACGACGCCCACCTCTACCTGCGGCGCGCGGTCACCCTGCGTCAGGCGCTCGGCGGTGGTGCGTACTGGCGGCGTCGCGCGGCCGAACTCGCGCTCGGCGGGGTTCGCCGTGTTAGCGACACCGCCACCGCGAGCGACCCCGGAATCCGGGCGCTGGCCGAGGAAATCGCCGCGCTGCCTCCTGACCAACAACGCCGGAAGCTGGCCGAGACCGGGCTGCTCACTCCACATTGGCCGGAGCCGTACGGGCTCGGTGCGTCCGCGGCCCGTCAACTGGTCATCGACGCCGAACTCGACCGCGCCGGGGTCACCCGGCCGGAGCTGATCATCGGTGCCTGGGCGGCTCCGACCATCCTGGAACACGGCACGGACGCGCAGCGGGAGAAGTACGTCGGCCCGACCCTGCGCGGTGAAATCACGTGGTGCCAGCTGTTCAGCGAGCCCGGTGCCGGATCGGACCTGGCTTCCCTGCGCACCAAGGCGATCCGGGTCGACGGCGGCTGGCGGATCTCCGGGCAGAAGGTGTGGACCTCGCTGGCCGACCAGGCGGACTGGGGGATCTGCCTGGCGCGCACCGATCCGGAAGCACCGCAGCACCGCGGCATCACCTACTTCCTGGTCGACATGCGCGCGGATGGCATCGAAATCCGGCCGTTGCGGGAGATCACCGGCGAGGCGCGGTTCAACGAGGTGTTCCTCGAGGACGTCTTCGTGCCGGACGAGCAGGTCGTCGGCGAGGTGAACGGCGGCTGGCGGCTCGCGCGCACCACGTTGGCCAACGAACGCGTCGCGATGGGCTCGGGCACGCTGGTGGGAGAGGGCGTCGAACGGCTCGTCCGGCGACTGCGGGGCAGGACAGCGGATCCGCTGCTGCTGGACCGGCTCGGCGCGTTGATCGCGGACGGTTCGGCAGGCTCGTTGCTGGGGCTGCGCGGCACGTTGCGGACGCTGGCGGGACAGGACCCCGGCCCGGAATCCAGCGTGCGCAAGCTGATCGGCGTGCGGCACCGGCAGGAGGTCGCCGAGACCGCACTCGAAGTCGTTGGTCCGCAAGGGGAATCAACGAAGGAAGCGCAGCACGAGTTCCTGGTCTCGCGCTGCCTCAGCATCGCCGGGGGCACCACCCAGGTACTGCGGAACGTGGCCGCCGAACGACTGCTGGGCCTCCCTCGCGCGTAA
- the kstR gene encoding cholesterol catabolism transcriptional regulator KstR — protein sequence MSKQKAPMGTLNGDELGSAAQRDRRKRIVDATLALASKGGYDAVQMRAVAERADVALGTLYRYFPSKIHLLVSGLAREFERAQEKLQRGAIPGDSPTERLLFVLGRNTRLMQRDPHLTEAMVRAFMFADTTAATEVEHVGRLMENMFATAMGIDDPTEADRDIFHVIADVWMANLVAWVTRRASAADVANRLELSVHLLLDK from the coding sequence ATGAGCAAGCAGAAGGCCCCCATGGGCACGCTGAACGGAGACGAGCTGGGCTCGGCCGCCCAGCGCGACCGTCGCAAGCGGATCGTCGACGCCACGCTGGCGCTGGCGTCCAAGGGCGGGTACGACGCCGTGCAGATGCGGGCCGTCGCCGAACGCGCCGATGTGGCGCTCGGCACCCTCTACCGGTACTTCCCGTCGAAGATCCACCTGCTGGTTTCCGGGCTGGCCAGGGAGTTCGAGCGCGCGCAGGAGAAGTTGCAGCGCGGCGCCATCCCCGGCGACTCCCCCACCGAGCGGCTGTTGTTCGTGCTGGGGCGCAACACCCGCCTGATGCAGCGCGACCCGCACCTGACCGAGGCGATGGTGCGCGCGTTCATGTTCGCCGACACCACCGCGGCCACCGAGGTCGAGCACGTCGGGCGGCTGATGGAGAACATGTTCGCCACCGCGATGGGCATCGACGACCCGACCGAGGCGGACCGGGACATCTTCCACGTGATCGCCGACGTCTGGATGGCGAACCTGGTCGCCTGGGTGACCCGGCGGGCCTCGGCCGCGGACGTGGCGAACCGGCTGGAACTGTCGGTCCACCTGCTCCTGGACAAGTGA
- a CDS encoding NAD(P)H-dependent oxidoreductase, whose translation MNVLWVFAHPEQASLSGSLRDEGVQALVEAGHEVRMSDLYAMKWKAVVDRDDFPEETSPQLRVTTASRRAYEAGTLSADIRGEQEKLAWADLVVLQFPLWWYSMPAILKGWVDRVFVKGFAYGVTDPSDGRTLRYGEGTLAGKRALVVLTAGSQEPAFGPRGINGQLDLALFPLLHGTLWYTGMSILPPVAVYGADRVSAEDHAAAVSLVRSKVLSAEQDAPLPYRSQNGGDYDGDLVLRGSLAPGLSGLGVHYHPGA comes from the coding sequence ATGAACGTGCTGTGGGTTTTCGCGCATCCGGAACAGGCCTCGCTCAGCGGTTCGCTGCGGGATGAGGGCGTGCAGGCACTCGTCGAGGCCGGGCACGAGGTGCGGATGTCGGATTTGTACGCGATGAAGTGGAAGGCCGTGGTCGACCGGGATGACTTCCCCGAGGAGACCTCACCTCAGCTGCGGGTCACCACGGCCTCGCGGCGGGCTTATGAGGCGGGCACGCTGAGCGCGGACATCCGTGGTGAGCAGGAGAAACTGGCCTGGGCGGACTTGGTGGTGCTGCAGTTCCCGCTGTGGTGGTACAGCATGCCGGCCATCCTCAAGGGCTGGGTGGACCGCGTCTTCGTGAAGGGTTTCGCTTACGGGGTCACCGATCCGTCGGACGGGCGGACCCTGCGATACGGCGAAGGAACGCTCGCCGGTAAGCGTGCGCTGGTGGTGTTGACCGCGGGCAGCCAGGAACCCGCTTTCGGCCCGCGGGGGATCAACGGACAACTGGACCTGGCGCTCTTCCCCTTGTTACACGGGACGCTGTGGTACACGGGCATGTCGATACTGCCGCCGGTTGCCGTTTATGGCGCGGACCGGGTGAGCGCGGAGGATCATGCCGCTGCTGTTTCCTTGGTGCGTTCGAAGGTGTTGTCCGCTGAGCAGGATGCCCCTTTGCCTTACCGTTCTCAGAACGGCGGCGATTACGATGGTGACCTGGTGCTGCGGGGTTCTCTTGCGCCAGGTTTGAGCGGGCTGGGCGTGCACTACCACCCCGGCGCCTGA
- a CDS encoding DEAD/DEAH box helicase, whose protein sequence is MELAPGTQALFVPSDPPRDGVLALWGHGGGDTPIDLVLPREQAFRRTQVDASVLPVADAVRVLLAAGEHASATITAWAEVVAAGLSLVARGRVEPDGASWRAGPLEVDDALRLTELAEALPPEALALPLSGLKRVRLHSPESLVRALWDAIADLLAEDTAVRLVLRVDLAEERFAGVLAVRSAADSGLVLDVAEFGDAPEVVRSLFGEHVQVRLALALRRGAEVWPPLARVAGGVVELTDDEVAELLRGGSSRLGAAGIEVLWPKDLFEGLPRVRASVRVPSESPPQLTLTRLLDFRWQVSVGEEELTDAEVTALAEAKRPLVRLRGRWVRADSLLLAKLRARRSPVTEAAALAAALTGELEVDGEREEFMTPSVITGLLARLRYTPDEVVVPPEGLHATLRPYQLSGLAWLSKMAALGVGGCLADDMGLGKTIQLIALHLHRRAWREGPTLVLCPASLLGNWEREFARFAPSVPVRRFHGGRRSLDGLAEDEVVLATYGVLLRDRETLETVEWGLIAADEAQQVKNAASKTARELRKLYGVARIALTGTPMENRLTELWSILNWTTPGLLGSPEEFRRRFARPIERHADEAATDRLAAVVRPFLLRRKKTDPDIAPELPAKTETDRFVPLTREQVTLYEAVVRENLAAIRGTEGIQRKAQVLKLLTELKQICNHPAQYLKEPGPLDGRSGKLAAFEELLEVMLDAGESVLVFSQYVGMCRLLETWLAERGLPAQLLSGSVPLGERDRMVQRFQAGESPVFLLSLKAGGVGLNLTRATQVIHYDRWWNPAVEDQATDRAYRIGQDRPVQVHRLITEGTVEERIGTLLTRKRTLANTIIGTGEHWLTNLTDEDLTTLITLNL, encoded by the coding sequence ATGGAGCTCGCTCCCGGAACCCAAGCCCTGTTCGTGCCGTCCGACCCACCTCGCGACGGTGTGCTCGCCCTGTGGGGCCACGGCGGCGGTGATACGCCGATCGACCTGGTCCTGCCCAGGGAACAGGCCTTCCGCCGCACCCAGGTGGACGCTTCGGTGCTGCCCGTCGCCGACGCGGTCCGCGTGCTGCTCGCCGCCGGGGAGCACGCCAGCGCCACCATCACGGCCTGGGCGGAGGTGGTGGCGGCCGGGCTGAGCCTGGTCGCCCGCGGCCGGGTCGAGCCGGACGGCGCGAGCTGGCGGGCCGGGCCGCTCGAAGTGGACGACGCGCTGCGCCTGACCGAACTGGCCGAGGCGCTGCCGCCGGAGGCGCTCGCGCTGCCGTTGTCCGGGTTGAAACGGGTGCGGTTGCACTCGCCGGAGTCACTGGTGCGGGCGTTGTGGGACGCGATCGCGGACCTGCTCGCCGAGGACACCGCGGTCCGGCTGGTGCTCCGCGTGGACCTCGCCGAGGAGCGCTTCGCCGGAGTGCTCGCGGTCCGCAGCGCGGCCGATTCGGGGTTGGTGCTGGACGTCGCCGAGTTCGGGGACGCGCCGGAGGTGGTGCGTTCGCTGTTCGGCGAGCACGTCCAGGTACGGCTGGCACTCGCACTGCGACGTGGGGCAGAAGTGTGGCCACCGCTCGCGCGGGTGGCCGGCGGCGTGGTCGAGCTGACCGACGACGAGGTCGCCGAGCTGCTGCGTGGCGGTTCGTCCCGGCTGGGCGCGGCGGGCATCGAGGTGCTGTGGCCGAAGGACCTGTTCGAGGGGCTGCCGCGCGTCCGGGCTTCGGTGCGCGTGCCTTCGGAGTCGCCGCCGCAGCTCACGCTGACCCGGTTGCTCGACTTCCGGTGGCAGGTCAGCGTGGGGGAGGAGGAACTCACCGACGCCGAGGTGACGGCGCTCGCCGAGGCGAAACGCCCGCTCGTGCGATTGCGGGGGCGCTGGGTGCGGGCCGATTCGTTGCTGCTGGCGAAGCTGCGTGCGAGACGTTCCCCGGTGACGGAAGCGGCCGCGCTGGCCGCCGCGCTCACCGGGGAGCTCGAGGTGGACGGTGAACGCGAGGAGTTCATGACGCCGTCCGTGATCACCGGGCTGCTCGCCCGGCTCCGCTACACACCCGACGAGGTGGTGGTGCCGCCGGAGGGGCTGCACGCCACACTCCGCCCGTACCAGCTCAGCGGGCTCGCGTGGCTGTCGAAGATGGCCGCGCTGGGCGTGGGCGGATGCCTGGCCGACGACATGGGCCTGGGCAAGACGATCCAGCTGATCGCGCTGCACCTGCACCGGCGGGCCTGGCGGGAGGGGCCCACGCTGGTGCTGTGCCCGGCTTCGCTGCTCGGCAACTGGGAACGCGAGTTCGCCCGGTTCGCGCCGTCGGTGCCGGTGCGGCGGTTCCACGGTGGCCGGCGCAGCCTGGACGGGCTCGCCGAGGACGAGGTGGTGCTGGCCACGTACGGGGTGCTGCTGCGTGACCGGGAGACACTGGAAACGGTGGAATGGGGGCTGATCGCCGCCGACGAGGCGCAGCAGGTGAAGAACGCGGCGTCGAAGACCGCGCGGGAGCTGCGCAAGCTCTACGGGGTGGCGAGGATCGCGCTGACCGGCACGCCGATGGAGAACCGGCTGACCGAACTGTGGTCCATCCTGAACTGGACCACGCCCGGCCTGCTGGGCAGCCCCGAGGAGTTCCGGCGCCGGTTCGCCCGGCCGATCGAACGCCACGCCGACGAGGCCGCGACCGACCGGCTGGCCGCAGTCGTACGCCCGTTCCTGTTGCGGCGCAAGAAAACCGACCCGGACATCGCCCCGGAACTGCCCGCCAAGACCGAAACCGACCGGTTCGTCCCGCTGACGCGCGAGCAGGTGACGCTGTACGAGGCGGTGGTACGGGAAAACCTGGCAGCGATCAGGGGCACCGAGGGCATCCAGCGCAAGGCGCAGGTGCTCAAGCTGCTGACCGAACTGAAGCAGATCTGCAACCACCCGGCGCAGTACCTGAAGGAGCCCGGTCCGCTGGACGGGCGTTCGGGCAAGCTCGCGGCCTTCGAGGAACTGCTGGAGGTGATGCTGGACGCCGGGGAGAGCGTGCTGGTGTTCAGCCAGTACGTGGGCATGTGCCGGTTGCTGGAGACTTGGCTGGCCGAGCGGGGGCTGCCCGCGCAACTGCTGTCCGGCTCGGTGCCTTTGGGGGAGCGGGACCGCATGGTGCAGCGGTTCCAGGCCGGGGAAAGCCCGGTGTTCCTGCTGTCGCTGAAGGCCGGCGGGGTGGGCTTGAACCTCACGCGCGCGACGCAGGTCATCCACTACGACCGCTGGTGGAACCCGGCGGTCGAAGACCAGGCGACCGACCGCGCCTACCGCATCGGCCAGGACCGGCCCGTGCAGGTGCACCGGCTCATCACCGAAGGCACCGTCGAAGAACGCATCGGCACCCTGCTGACCCGCAAACGCACCCTGGCCAACACCATCATCGGCACCGGCGAACACTGGCTGACCAACCTGACCGACGAGGACCTAACCACCCTGATAACCCTGAACCTCTAA
- a CDS encoding TetR/AcrR family transcriptional regulator, translated as METKSPGTRERIVLATSRLMQRQGYDGTGLKQISREAEATLGSVYHFFPGGKRELAVAAVQHGDREFADLLRKVFADHEDPAEAVTACAVELGAGLKESGWVDGCPVATTALGAADRETGIQEAAAAAFAHWQDLVCAKLRGAGIAEGDARALATTVVSALEGAELSAQVSKSEEPLLAAGRHLAQLIGLYRP; from the coding sequence ATGGAGACCAAGTCGCCGGGCACTCGCGAGCGCATCGTCCTGGCCACGTCACGGCTGATGCAGCGGCAGGGCTACGACGGCACCGGCCTCAAGCAGATCTCCCGGGAGGCGGAGGCCACGCTGGGCTCGGTGTACCACTTCTTCCCCGGCGGGAAGCGGGAACTGGCGGTGGCCGCGGTCCAGCACGGCGACCGGGAGTTCGCGGACCTGCTGCGGAAGGTCTTCGCCGACCACGAAGACCCGGCCGAAGCCGTGACCGCCTGCGCGGTCGAGCTCGGCGCCGGGTTGAAGGAGTCCGGCTGGGTCGACGGCTGCCCGGTCGCCACGACCGCGCTGGGCGCGGCCGATCGCGAAACCGGCATCCAGGAGGCCGCTGCCGCCGCCTTCGCGCACTGGCAGGACCTGGTGTGCGCCAAGCTCCGCGGCGCGGGCATCGCGGAGGGCGACGCCCGCGCGCTGGCCACCACGGTGGTCAGCGCGCTGGAAGGCGCCGAGCTGTCCGCTCAGGTGTCGAAGAGCGAGGAGCCGCTGCTGGCCGCGGGCAGGCACCTCGCCCAGCTGATCGGCCTCTACCGGCCGTAG
- a CDS encoding acyl-CoA dehydrogenase family protein: protein MDFTPGAHEAAVTELAAQILRGEADSWPALAKAGLLALSLPADLGGDGLGAAEVCALLTEVGRTAADVPALPALALGALPVDAFGSPEQRAAFLPGVGDGTEVLTAALHEPSAPFPRKPATTARQADGGWLLSGVKTAVPRAAEATRILVPASLPVGTGVFLVDPNAPGVTVEDSYHSGTTPEHRLTFAETPVTERDLLSGTIDGVHRFALAGTLAVLDGLLAGALELTTRHVRERVQFGRPLATFQAVAQQIADVYTASRTVHLSTTSAIWQLATGRDADEELDIAAYWAAEQVPLAMGVCHHLHGGLGVDTSYPMHRYSAAAKDLVRFLGGHAHRLGELAGRA from the coding sequence GTGGACTTCACCCCCGGTGCGCACGAGGCCGCGGTCACCGAGCTGGCGGCGCAGATCCTGCGTGGTGAAGCCGACTCGTGGCCCGCGCTCGCCAAGGCGGGCCTGCTCGCCCTGTCGCTGCCCGCCGACCTGGGCGGGGACGGGCTCGGCGCCGCCGAAGTCTGCGCCTTGCTCACCGAGGTCGGCCGGACCGCCGCCGACGTCCCCGCGTTGCCCGCGCTCGCGCTGGGCGCGCTGCCGGTCGACGCCTTCGGCAGCCCGGAGCAGCGCGCGGCTTTCCTGCCCGGTGTCGGCGACGGCACCGAGGTGCTCACCGCCGCGCTGCACGAACCGTCTGCGCCCTTCCCGCGTAAACCGGCCACCACCGCGCGGCAGGCGGACGGCGGCTGGCTGCTCAGCGGCGTGAAGACCGCGGTGCCGCGGGCCGCCGAAGCCACCCGGATCCTGGTCCCGGCGTCCTTGCCGGTCGGCACCGGCGTCTTCCTGGTCGACCCGAACGCGCCCGGCGTCACCGTCGAGGATTCGTACCACTCCGGCACCACCCCCGAGCACCGGCTGACCTTCGCGGAAACGCCGGTGACCGAGCGGGACCTGCTCAGCGGCACGATCGACGGCGTGCACCGGTTCGCCCTCGCCGGCACGCTCGCGGTGCTCGACGGACTGCTCGCCGGGGCGCTGGAGCTGACCACCCGGCACGTGCGCGAGCGCGTCCAGTTCGGCAGGCCGCTGGCCACTTTCCAAGCCGTCGCGCAGCAGATCGCCGACGTCTACACCGCCTCGCGGACCGTGCACCTCAGCACCACCTCGGCGATCTGGCAGCTGGCGACCGGCCGGGACGCCGACGAGGAACTCGACATCGCCGCGTACTGGGCGGCCGAGCAGGTGCCGCTCGCCATGGGCGTCTGCCACCACCTGCACGGCGGGCTCGGCGTGGACACCAGCTACCCGATGCACCGCTATTCGGCCGCTGCCAAGGACCTCGTGCGCTTTCTCGGCGGGCACGCGCACCGGCTCGGCGAGCTGGCGGGGAGGGCCTGA
- a CDS encoding GlxA family transcriptional regulator: MSLIVAFVRHGVMPLELGIVHQLFGSAATPDGAPLYEVVTCALTPGEVRTDADFPIHVAAGPEVLGRADTVVVLASHELDETETEGRLPAELAEAFGRIRPGTRIASICTGAFALAAAGLLDGRRATTHWKSAEHFRRLYPRVDLDPDVLYTDNGDVLTSAGEAAGLDLCLHMIRCDHGVAVANEVARTTVVPPHREGGQAQYIPRPVPPQRASSTGDARAWALAHLDRPLTRHDLAEQAAMSVRTFTRRFREEVGMSPARWLTQQRIERARQLLEETDLPVDRVAEKSGFGTASSLRQHLQAALGVSPSSYRVTFRGGLP, translated from the coding sequence ATGTCGCTCATCGTCGCGTTCGTGCGTCACGGGGTGATGCCGTTGGAGCTGGGCATCGTCCACCAGCTGTTCGGCAGCGCCGCCACCCCGGACGGCGCGCCCCTCTACGAGGTCGTGACCTGCGCGCTCACCCCCGGGGAGGTGCGCACCGACGCCGACTTCCCCATCCACGTCGCCGCCGGGCCCGAGGTGCTGGGCCGGGCGGACACGGTGGTGGTGCTCGCCTCCCACGAGCTGGACGAGACCGAGACCGAGGGTCGCCTGCCCGCCGAGCTGGCGGAGGCGTTCGGGCGCATCCGGCCGGGGACGCGCATCGCGTCGATCTGCACCGGGGCCTTCGCGCTCGCGGCCGCCGGGCTGCTCGACGGCAGGCGGGCGACCACGCACTGGAAGTCCGCCGAGCACTTCCGCCGCCTCTACCCGCGGGTCGACCTCGATCCGGACGTGCTCTACACCGACAACGGCGACGTGCTCACCTCGGCGGGCGAGGCCGCCGGTCTCGACCTCTGCCTGCACATGATCCGCTGCGACCACGGCGTCGCGGTGGCCAACGAGGTGGCCAGGACCACGGTCGTCCCACCCCACCGCGAGGGCGGCCAGGCCCAGTACATCCCGCGCCCGGTCCCGCCGCAGCGCGCCTCGTCCACCGGTGACGCCCGCGCTTGGGCGCTGGCTCACCTCGACCGCCCGCTCACCCGCCACGACCTGGCCGAACAGGCCGCGATGAGCGTCCGCACCTTCACCCGGCGCTTCCGCGAAGAGGTCGGCATGTCCCCGGCGCGATGGCTCACCCAGCAGCGCATTGAGCGAGCGCGCCAGCTGCTCGAGGAGACCGACCTCCCGGTGGATCGCGTCGCCGAGAAATCGGGGTTCGGCACGGCCTCCTCCCTGCGCCAGCACCTGCAGGCCGCGCTGGGTGTCTCGCCGAGCAGTTACCGGGTGACCTTCCGCGGGGGCTTGCCGTGA